A genomic window from Streptomyces sp. 846.5 includes:
- a CDS encoding MarR family winged helix-turn-helix transcriptional regulator, which translates to MLLLMPRVAARLKRIPLPERLQPMKLAPRHLSLLSYLLFDGPMPVSQLAARLEVAPTTVSLMVSDLSQQGVLERRDDPEDRRRTIVALTEDPETRSAIERWLANGARAWRVAFDPLTPAERAVFVRTMEAYEGEST; encoded by the coding sequence ATGCTGTTGCTGATGCCGAGGGTCGCGGCCCGACTCAAGCGGATCCCGCTGCCGGAGCGGCTCCAGCCAATGAAGCTGGCCCCCAGGCACCTCTCGCTGCTCTCGTACCTGCTCTTCGATGGACCGATGCCGGTCAGTCAGCTCGCCGCCCGGCTCGAAGTCGCGCCCACCACGGTGAGCCTGATGGTCAGTGACCTCTCCCAGCAGGGGGTGCTGGAGCGGCGCGACGATCCGGAGGACCGGCGGCGGACCATCGTGGCCCTCACTGAGGACCCGGAGACCCGTTCCGCGATCGAGCGCTGGCTCGCCAACGGTGCCCGTGCCTGGCGGGTGGCGTTCGATCCGCTGACCCCGGCCGAGCGCGCGGTGTTCGTGCGCACCATGGAGGCCTACGAGGGCGAGTCCACCTGA
- a CDS encoding nitroreductase/quinone reductase family protein, producing MGMGWNEQIIREFRENNGRVGGMFEGVPLVLITTAGARSGRPHTTPVVCLRDSGRVVVFGSNMGKDRHPDWYRNILGTAQVTMETGTAEGRVKSFSTRAVVLEGEERDRLWEQQCSLDPAFRAYQEKTARQIPVIALHPLDLSADPSRNRLIGEQLLAHHRDLRAELARLRAAIDPAKATPEAEPEAAAQLRAHCLAFCFGLQLHHTREDGAFTEFERVYPHLAPAITRLRAEHAVVEQGLKEFKALLSGAGAAGESDSVRAELERVVAGLEQHFAYEEEQLLPALRGDVG from the coding sequence ATGGGCATGGGCTGGAACGAGCAGATCATCCGGGAGTTCCGGGAGAACAACGGCCGGGTGGGCGGCATGTTCGAAGGGGTCCCGCTGGTGCTGATCACCACGGCCGGTGCGAGGAGCGGGAGGCCGCACACGACTCCGGTCGTGTGTCTGCGGGACAGCGGCCGGGTCGTGGTCTTCGGTTCGAACATGGGGAAGGACCGGCATCCGGACTGGTACCGCAACATCCTCGGCACCGCGCAGGTCACCATGGAGACCGGTACGGCGGAGGGTCGGGTGAAGTCGTTCTCCACCCGCGCCGTCGTCCTGGAGGGCGAGGAGCGGGACCGGTTGTGGGAGCAGCAGTGCTCCCTGGACCCGGCCTTTCGCGCGTACCAGGAGAAGACCGCGCGACAGATCCCCGTGATCGCCCTGCACCCCCTCGACCTGTCGGCGGACCCGTCGCGGAACCGGCTGATCGGGGAGCAGTTGCTCGCGCACCACCGGGATCTGCGCGCCGAGCTGGCCCGGCTGCGGGCAGCGATCGACCCGGCGAAAGCGACACCAGAGGCGGAGCCCGAGGCGGCCGCGCAGCTGCGCGCCCACTGCCTGGCCTTCTGCTTCGGACTGCAGCTGCACCACACCCGCGAGGACGGCGCCTTCACGGAGTTCGAGCGGGTGTATCCGCATCTGGCTCCGGCGATCACGCGACTGCGCGCGGAGCACGCCGTCGTGGAGCAGGGGCTGAAGGAGTTCAAGGCCCTGCTGTCAGGGGCCGGGGCCGCGGGCGAATCCGACTCGGTCCGCGCGGAGCTGGAGCGGGTCGTCGCCGGTCTTGAGCAGCACTTCGCCTACGAGGAGGAGCAGCTGCTGCCCGCCCTGCGCGGTGACGTCGGATAA
- a CDS encoding RidA family protein produces the protein MPPVNGYSHAVAAAGTVVAVSGQVPLDAEGRVVGEGDVAAQVRQVFRNLQTALRAAGAELEDVVKLTVFLTDMADLPAFRQARDEFLDPQRLPASSLVQVAGLVHPAFRAEIDALAVIPAAPAAF, from the coding sequence ATGCCTCCGGTGAACGGTTACAGCCACGCGGTTGCGGCGGCGGGGACGGTGGTCGCCGTCTCGGGTCAGGTGCCGTTGGACGCGGAGGGACGGGTGGTGGGGGAGGGCGACGTCGCGGCCCAGGTCCGGCAGGTGTTCCGTAATCTGCAGACGGCGCTCCGCGCGGCCGGCGCCGAGCTGGAGGATGTCGTCAAGCTCACGGTGTTCCTCACCGACATGGCCGACCTCCCGGCCTTCCGCCAGGCCCGGGACGAGTTCCTCGACCCGCAGCGCCTGCCCGCCAGCTCGCTGGTCCAGGTCGCGGGGCTGGTGCATCCGGCGTTCCGGGCTGAGATCGACGCCCTCGCGGTCATTCCGGCGGCTCCCGCAGCTTTCTGA
- a CDS encoding serine hydrolase domain-containing protein: MSDLNDVLEAHVGKGPVPGAVGLVARGDRIEVAAVGSVDVEGSAPMARDSIFRIASITKPIVAAAVMALVDDGRIGLQDPIAAWLPELASPSVVRTPGSPLDDVVPAARPITVEDLLSSRAGYGFPADFGLPAVARLFSELIQASAQPQLVPAPDEWLAKLAAIPLLHQPGEAWLYNTCSDLQGVLVTRVTGRPLPEFLAERLFEPLGMADTGFEVPAAELDRFTSSYRPDESGAPELVDVPDGQWSSPPAFPSGAGGLVSTVDDWYAFARMLLAEGTVAGRQLLSAQSVRRMTTDHLTRSQREASALFLEGQGWGYGGSVDVQPVGVGPVDPWVVPGRYGWVGGTGTTAHITPASGAVALLFTQLAMVSPTPPEIMRDFWRYATGV, translated from the coding sequence ATGAGCGATCTGAACGACGTCCTGGAAGCCCATGTCGGCAAGGGCCCGGTGCCCGGCGCGGTGGGCCTGGTGGCCCGTGGCGACCGGATCGAGGTGGCGGCCGTCGGCTCGGTCGATGTCGAGGGCAGCGCCCCGATGGCCAGGGACTCGATCTTCCGCATCGCCTCCATCACCAAGCCGATCGTCGCCGCCGCGGTGATGGCCCTGGTGGACGACGGCCGCATCGGCCTGCAGGACCCGATCGCGGCCTGGCTGCCCGAGCTGGCCTCGCCGTCCGTGGTCCGCACGCCCGGCAGCCCGCTCGACGACGTGGTCCCGGCCGCCAGGCCGATCACCGTGGAGGACCTGCTCAGCTCCCGCGCAGGGTACGGCTTCCCCGCCGACTTCGGCCTGCCTGCGGTCGCCCGGTTGTTCAGCGAGCTGATCCAGGCGTCTGCGCAGCCGCAGCTGGTGCCGGCACCGGACGAGTGGCTGGCGAAGCTGGCCGCAATACCGCTGCTGCACCAGCCGGGCGAGGCCTGGCTCTACAACACCTGCTCGGACCTCCAGGGCGTGCTCGTCACCCGGGTCACGGGTCGGCCGCTGCCCGAGTTCCTGGCCGAGCGGCTGTTCGAGCCGCTGGGGATGGCCGACACCGGCTTCGAGGTGCCTGCCGCCGAACTCGACCGGTTCACCAGCTCCTACCGGCCCGACGAGTCCGGCGCCCCGGAACTCGTCGACGTCCCCGACGGGCAGTGGAGCAGCCCGCCCGCGTTCCCCTCCGGGGCCGGCGGGCTGGTCAGCACCGTCGACGACTGGTACGCCTTCGCCCGGATGCTGCTGGCCGAGGGGACGGTGGCCGGTCGGCAGCTGCTCTCGGCCCAGTCGGTGCGGCGGATGACGACCGATCACCTGACGCGGTCCCAGCGCGAGGCGAGCGCCCTGTTCCTGGAGGGCCAGGGCTGGGGCTACGGCGGCTCGGTCGACGTGCAGCCGGTCGGCGTCGGGCCGGTCGACCCCTGGGTCGTGCCCGGCCGCTACGGCTGGGTCGGCGGCACCGGGACGACCGCGCACATCACCCCCGCCTCCGGCGCGGTCGCCCTGCTGTTCACCCAACTGGCCATGGTCTCGCCGACGCCGCCGGAGATCATGAGGGACTTCTGGCGCTACGCGACCGGTGTCTGA
- a CDS encoding MOSC domain-containing protein — protein sequence MELLSVNVGKPRQNPWKGLGTTGIDKRPVDGPVAVTAPGPKGTGAVGLAGDRVYDLDHHGGTDQAVYAYAREDLDGWEAELGRPLPGGSFGENLTTLGVDVNGALIGERWRIGPRVVLEVSCARIPCSTFQGWLQREGWIKRFTQAALPGAYLRVIEPGEIRAGDPVEIVHRPEHDVTVAVLFRAATLEPELLPKLLVVDALTEEDRAWVLRRLSAPPSGGGSGSGQVDSPS from the coding sequence ATGGAACTGCTTTCCGTCAATGTCGGTAAGCCTCGGCAGAACCCCTGGAAGGGCCTCGGCACCACCGGGATCGACAAACGGCCGGTGGACGGGCCGGTGGCCGTCACCGCCCCGGGGCCGAAGGGCACCGGCGCAGTCGGACTCGCCGGTGACCGCGTCTACGACCTGGACCACCACGGCGGCACCGACCAGGCCGTCTACGCCTACGCCCGGGAGGACCTCGACGGCTGGGAGGCGGAGTTGGGCCGGCCCCTGCCCGGCGGCTCCTTCGGCGAGAACCTCACCACCCTCGGCGTGGACGTCAACGGCGCGCTGATCGGCGAGCGCTGGCGGATCGGGCCGCGGGTCGTCCTGGAGGTGTCCTGCGCCCGGATCCCGTGCTCGACGTTCCAGGGGTGGCTGCAGCGCGAGGGCTGGATCAAGCGGTTCACCCAGGCCGCGCTCCCCGGCGCGTACCTGCGCGTGATCGAGCCGGGCGAGATCCGCGCCGGGGACCCGGTCGAGATCGTCCACCGCCCGGAGCATGACGTGACCGTCGCGGTGCTTTTCCGCGCGGCGACACTCGAACCCGAACTGCTGCCGAAGCTGCTGGTCGTGGACGCGCTGACGGAGGAGGACCGGGCCTGGGTCCTTCGACGTCTCTCCGCTCCGCCCAGCGGGGGCGGGAGCGGGAGCGGTCAGGTGGACTCGCCCTCGTAG
- a CDS encoding TetR/AcrR family transcriptional regulator → MRHHGRVRHERTTPERTPPRGGYHHGDLRNALSAAAAELAREGGPEAVVLREAARRVGVSPTAAYRHFENHADLLTAVKHEALADLADALAAAVAEADRTAPTAVGSADSPAAVRAEQQRARARLSAIGHGYVDFALAAPGLFRTAFCRSEITAHAMAEPETGTEPFDLGTQRAYRTLVDVLDSMLAAGLITPARRPGAETTAWAIVHGLATLLLDGPIRGLPDRDRRQMVDVAVATLAHGLAAGTVTDA, encoded by the coding sequence ATGCGGCACCATGGTCGGGTGCGGCACGAACGGACGACCCCGGAGCGGACTCCCCCACGCGGTGGCTACCACCACGGCGATCTGCGCAATGCGCTGTCCGCCGCCGCAGCCGAACTCGCCCGGGAGGGCGGCCCCGAAGCCGTCGTGCTGCGCGAGGCCGCCCGCCGCGTCGGGGTCTCCCCCACGGCCGCCTACCGCCACTTCGAGAACCACGCCGACCTGCTCACCGCGGTCAAGCACGAGGCCCTGGCCGACCTCGCCGACGCGCTGGCCGCGGCAGTCGCCGAGGCCGACCGGACCGCGCCCACCGCCGTCGGCTCCGCCGACTCACCCGCCGCTGTCCGCGCCGAGCAGCAGCGGGCCCGGGCCCGGCTGAGCGCGATCGGCCACGGCTACGTCGACTTCGCCCTCGCCGCCCCCGGGCTGTTCCGTACGGCCTTCTGCCGCTCCGAGATCACCGCTCACGCGATGGCCGAGCCCGAGACCGGCACCGAGCCGTTCGACCTCGGCACCCAGCGCGCCTACCGCACCCTCGTGGACGTCCTGGACTCCATGCTCGCCGCCGGCCTGATCACCCCGGCCCGCCGCCCCGGCGCCGAGACCACCGCCTGGGCCATCGTGCACGGCCTGGCCACCCTCCTCCTGGACGGCCCGATCCGCGGCCTCCCCGACCGGGACCGGCGCCAGATGGTCGACGTCGCCGTGGCAACCCTCGCCCACGGCCTGGCCGCCGGCACCGTCACCGACGCCTGA
- a CDS encoding MMPL family transporter, with protein MNGPSVQPDHAAPAEPEEGPTPARSPRPGGPLARLARLAHRRARLLLVLSVVALVAAAALGVGAFGKLQNGGFDDPASPSSRAAQLLDSRFGGTTDLVLLVRASGGGSIDTPADAAAGRALTADLRAEPGLTHLASYWDSGAATATTSALRGDDGAEALIVAHVDGTEQQASKTAKALISRYTGDHDGLTVQAGGRRGVNNDVSGQVTKDLALAEGIAVPVTLLLLVLAFGSLVAALLPLVIGVIAILGTFAELDLLGSVTSVSVFAINLTTALGLGLGIDYALLLVSRFREELAAGRETSEALVATVRTAGRTILFSAATVATALAALLLFPPFFLRSFAYAGIGVVAIAALAALIVVPALLAVLGPRVNAGRLPWPRSTPGAASPRWGRLAAAVMRRPARWALPVLAVLLLGAAPLLGVGFGTPDQRVLPTSAPSRQVADALAAHFPGNDTTALQVVTDGPVDAAHLDAYALTLSRLPGVGSVTSSAGIFHDGVPLTGRAAPAGYGTPTAQRLTLATTDDPHSSAAQNLVDAVRAVPAPAAGVRAYVGGDAAVLVDAKHTIGSRLPYAVGLVAATTFLLLFLFTGSVLQPLRALLLNAISLSAALGAMVWIFQDGHLAGLLGFTAQPMDTSMTVLMFCVAFGLSMDYEVFVTSRIKEMHDAGAGPGEAVTEGLSRTGRIVSTAAGLLAVSFFAFGTSSISFLQMFGIGTGLAILLDAVLVRGVLVPAVLRLLGDTAWYAPGPLRRLHNRIGLAEAADGPGDSLSSDDVKRLDAQTPVA; from the coding sequence ATGAACGGACCGTCAGTCCAACCGGACCATGCAGCGCCCGCGGAACCCGAAGAAGGACCCACGCCCGCCCGCTCGCCACGACCGGGCGGTCCGCTCGCCCGGCTCGCACGGCTCGCACACCGGCGCGCTCGCCTGCTGCTGGTGCTCTCCGTCGTCGCCCTGGTCGCCGCCGCCGCGCTCGGGGTCGGGGCCTTCGGCAAGCTGCAGAACGGCGGGTTCGACGATCCCGCCTCGCCCTCCAGCCGGGCCGCCCAGCTGCTGGACTCCCGCTTCGGCGGCACGACCGACCTGGTGCTGCTGGTCCGTGCGAGCGGCGGCGGCAGCATCGACACGCCCGCCGACGCCGCGGCCGGCCGTGCGCTCACCGCGGACCTCCGGGCCGAACCCGGGCTGACCCATCTCGCGTCCTACTGGGACTCCGGCGCCGCCACCGCCACGACCTCGGCCCTCCGCGGCGACGACGGCGCCGAGGCGCTGATCGTCGCGCACGTCGACGGCACCGAACAGCAGGCGTCCAAGACCGCCAAGGCCCTGATCAGCCGCTACACCGGCGACCACGACGGCCTCACGGTCCAGGCCGGCGGCCGTCGGGGCGTCAACAACGACGTCTCCGGCCAGGTCACCAAGGACCTGGCGCTCGCCGAGGGCATCGCCGTCCCGGTGACGCTGCTGTTGCTGGTGCTGGCCTTCGGCAGCCTGGTCGCCGCGCTGCTCCCGCTGGTCATCGGTGTGATCGCGATCCTCGGCACCTTCGCCGAGCTGGACCTGCTCGGCAGCGTGACCAGCGTCTCCGTCTTCGCGATCAACCTGACCACGGCCCTCGGCCTCGGCCTGGGCATCGACTATGCGCTGCTCCTGGTCAGCCGCTTCCGCGAGGAGCTCGCCGCCGGCCGGGAGACGTCCGAGGCGCTGGTCGCCACGGTCCGCACCGCCGGGCGCACCATCCTCTTCTCCGCCGCGACGGTCGCCACAGCGCTGGCCGCGCTGCTGCTCTTCCCACCGTTCTTCCTGCGCTCCTTCGCCTACGCCGGCATCGGCGTGGTCGCCATCGCGGCGCTCGCCGCCCTGATCGTCGTCCCGGCGCTGCTCGCGGTGCTCGGCCCGCGGGTCAACGCCGGGCGGCTGCCCTGGCCGCGCTCCACTCCGGGCGCGGCCTCACCGCGCTGGGGGCGGCTGGCCGCCGCGGTGATGCGCCGGCCGGCCCGGTGGGCACTGCCGGTGCTCGCGGTGCTGCTGCTCGGTGCCGCGCCGCTGCTCGGGGTCGGATTCGGCACCCCTGACCAGCGGGTTCTCCCCACCAGTGCACCCAGCCGACAGGTCGCGGACGCGCTCGCGGCGCACTTCCCCGGCAATGACACCACCGCGCTTCAGGTCGTCACCGACGGTCCTGTCGACGCCGCCCACCTCGACGCCTACGCCCTCACGCTGTCCCGTCTGCCCGGCGTCGGCAGCGTCACCTCCAGCGCCGGGATCTTCCACGACGGCGTACCCCTAACCGGCCGGGCGGCCCCGGCCGGTTACGGCACGCCCACCGCGCAGCGGCTCACCCTCGCGACCACCGACGACCCGCACTCGTCCGCCGCCCAGAACCTGGTGGACGCGGTACGGGCGGTCCCGGCGCCGGCGGCCGGGGTGCGCGCCTACGTCGGCGGCGACGCGGCCGTCCTGGTCGACGCCAAGCACACCATCGGCAGCCGCCTCCCCTACGCCGTCGGCCTGGTCGCGGCCACCACCTTCCTGCTGCTCTTCCTGTTCACCGGCAGCGTGCTCCAGCCGCTGCGCGCCCTGCTGCTCAACGCCATCAGCCTCAGCGCGGCGCTCGGCGCGATGGTCTGGATCTTCCAGGACGGCCACCTGGCCGGCCTGCTCGGCTTCACCGCCCAGCCGATGGACACCTCGATGACGGTGCTGATGTTCTGCGTCGCCTTCGGGCTGTCCATGGACTACGAGGTCTTCGTCACCAGCCGGATCAAGGAGATGCACGACGCCGGCGCCGGCCCCGGCGAAGCCGTCACCGAGGGCCTGTCCCGCACCGGACGGATCGTCTCCACGGCGGCGGGGCTGCTCGCCGTCAGCTTCTTCGCCTTCGGGACGAGCAGCATCAGCTTCCTGCAGATGTTCGGCATCGGCACCGGTCTGGCCATCCTGCTGGACGCGGTGCTGGTCCGCGGCGTCCTCGTCCCGGCGGTGCTGCGGCTGCTCGGCGACACGGCCTGGTACGCGCCGGGGCCGCTGCGGCGGCTGCACAACCGGATCGGGCTGGCGGAGGCGGCGGACGGCCCCGGTGACTCGCTGAGCTCCGACGACGTCAAGCGGCTCGACGCTCAGACACCGGTCGCGTAG
- a CDS encoding Rrf2 family transcriptional regulator, with protein MQISAKADYAVRAMLELAAHGPEVVKANVLIDHQGLPRKFVETILVELRHADLVCSHRGAEGGYTLAKPATEITLGSVIRAVDGPLAEVRGLRPHETAYAGAAEHLPEVWVAARASLRRVLDETTLAQVLSGKLPAHVRRMAAAPDAWLPR; from the coding sequence GTGCAGATTTCGGCCAAGGCGGACTATGCGGTACGGGCGATGCTCGAGCTGGCCGCGCACGGCCCCGAGGTGGTCAAGGCCAACGTCCTGATCGACCATCAGGGGCTGCCCCGGAAGTTCGTCGAGACCATCCTGGTCGAACTCCGCCACGCCGATCTGGTCTGCAGCCACCGCGGCGCCGAGGGCGGGTACACGCTGGCGAAGCCCGCCACCGAGATCACCCTGGGATCGGTCATCCGCGCGGTCGACGGCCCCCTCGCCGAGGTCCGCGGCCTGCGCCCGCACGAGACCGCCTACGCCGGCGCCGCCGAACACCTCCCCGAGGTCTGGGTCGCCGCCCGCGCCAGCCTCCGCCGCGTCCTCGACGAGACCACCCTCGCCCAGGTCCTCAGCGGCAAGCTCCCGGCCCACGTCCGCAGAATGGCCGCCGCCCCGGACGCCTGGCTCCCTCGCTGA
- a CDS encoding glycoside hydrolase family 3 N-terminal domain-containing protein: MPHSTTSTRMSVFSPRLRLVAVRAVVRGGAVTASAALVLTGCGAGGSVKQHISADSRASSTASGGPSRSGSPSSSPLAPQPRSGPSKPAVSSPAAPAATTPAGCTTAARLAGWSDQRLAMLTIAVPVSESAVGAVTPEVAAGAGGVLLFGSSAPSRLGADLTALKTHVPGRLGLLVMTDEEGGAVQRMDNLVGSLPWPGWMGAHWTADRIRQAAAQVGARMAAAQVNMDLAPVADVDGKQVVPGSGDPDGLRSFSGDPAVAARDTVAFMQGLRSAGVIPVLKHFPGLGGSTVNSDFAPAHTVPWTTEVGSGLTPFSAAIAAGAPAVMMSNDSVPGLTTLPAGLSPTLVGTELRGRLDFHGLVLTDSLSAGAISGAGYSVPQAAVQALRAGADMVLFDLGPSVQAQTSAIAAAEVAAVASGHLPRSRLLDAAAAVLASRQIDLCRV; encoded by the coding sequence ATGCCGCATAGCACCACATCCACCCGTATGTCCGTCTTCTCCCCCCGCCTCCGCCTGGTCGCCGTCCGGGCCGTGGTCCGGGGCGGGGCGGTCACGGCCAGTGCGGCGCTGGTCCTGACCGGCTGCGGCGCGGGCGGCAGTGTGAAGCAGCACATCAGCGCGGACTCCCGGGCGTCCTCAACGGCGTCCGGCGGGCCGAGCCGGTCGGGGAGCCCGTCCTCGTCCCCGCTCGCGCCCCAGCCCCGGTCCGGGCCGTCCAAGCCCGCCGTGTCGTCTCCGGCGGCCCCGGCGGCCACCACCCCGGCCGGCTGCACCACTGCCGCACGGCTCGCCGGCTGGTCCGACCAGCGGCTGGCCATGCTGACGATCGCCGTGCCGGTGTCCGAGAGCGCCGTCGGCGCCGTCACCCCGGAGGTGGCCGCGGGCGCCGGCGGCGTCCTGCTGTTCGGCTCCTCGGCCCCGTCCCGGCTGGGCGCCGACCTCACCGCGCTGAAGACCCACGTCCCCGGCCGTCTCGGGCTGCTGGTGATGACCGACGAGGAGGGCGGCGCCGTCCAGCGGATGGACAACCTGGTCGGCTCGCTGCCCTGGCCGGGCTGGATGGGAGCGCACTGGACAGCCGACCGGATCCGCCAGGCGGCCGCGCAGGTCGGCGCGAGGATGGCGGCCGCCCAGGTGAACATGGACCTGGCCCCGGTGGCCGACGTCGACGGCAAGCAGGTCGTGCCCGGCTCCGGGGACCCGGACGGCCTGCGCTCCTTCAGCGGGGACCCCGCAGTGGCGGCCCGGGACACCGTGGCCTTCATGCAGGGCCTGCGCTCCGCCGGAGTCATCCCCGTGCTGAAGCACTTCCCCGGGCTCGGCGGCTCCACGGTCAACTCCGACTTCGCCCCGGCGCACACCGTGCCCTGGACCACCGAGGTCGGCAGCGGCCTGACCCCGTTCAGCGCCGCGATCGCCGCGGGAGCCCCCGCCGTGATGATGTCCAACGACAGCGTCCCCGGCCTCACCACCCTGCCGGCCGGCCTCTCCCCCACCCTCGTCGGCACCGAACTGCGCGGACGGCTCGACTTCCACGGACTGGTCCTCACCGACTCGCTGAGCGCGGGCGCCATCTCCGGGGCCGGCTACAGCGTGCCGCAGGCCGCCGTCCAGGCGCTGCGGGCCGGAGCGGACATGGTGTTGTTCGACCTCGGACCGAGCGTCCAGGCGCAGACCTCGGCCATCGCCGCGGCGGAGGTCGCCGCGGTCGCGAGCGGGCACCTGCCGCGCAGCCGCCTGCTCGACGCCGCAGCGGCGGTCCTGGCGTCCCGTCAGATCGACCTGTGCCGGGTCTGA
- a CDS encoding class I SAM-dependent methyltransferase, whose amino-acid sequence MLSDADVAAHYDLLSPWDPIRFPSDAFYDELVRGADAALDVGCGTGNMLRQARESGHSGRLVGIDPDRAALDRARRRTDIEWVLGTAADVSWVGEFDLATMVSHAFQCLIGDDELRASLAAVRTALRDGGRFAFETRHPQARAWEEWNASNAEDFTDPTGRALRSSHHVESVVGDVVTLTETTSDPADGIVLRVDRTSLRFLDVPTLGDFLDGAGFAIESQYGDWHGGPITETSREIVTIARRV is encoded by the coding sequence ATGCTCTCCGATGCCGATGTCGCCGCCCACTACGACCTGCTCAGTCCCTGGGATCCCATCCGCTTTCCCAGCGACGCCTTCTACGACGAACTGGTCCGCGGCGCGGACGCCGCCCTGGACGTCGGCTGCGGTACGGGCAACATGCTGCGGCAGGCCCGCGAGTCCGGGCACAGCGGTCGGCTCGTCGGGATCGACCCCGATCGGGCGGCGCTGGACCGGGCCCGCAGGCGCACCGACATCGAGTGGGTGCTCGGCACGGCTGCCGACGTCAGCTGGGTCGGTGAATTCGACCTGGCCACGATGGTCAGCCACGCCTTCCAGTGCCTGATCGGCGACGACGAGTTGCGCGCCTCGCTCGCGGCGGTCCGGACCGCCCTGCGCGACGGCGGGCGGTTCGCGTTCGAGACGCGCCATCCGCAGGCCCGCGCCTGGGAGGAGTGGAACGCCTCCAACGCCGAGGACTTCACCGACCCGACCGGCCGCGCCCTGCGCTCGTCGCACCACGTCGAGTCGGTCGTGGGCGACGTGGTGACCCTCACCGAGACCACCAGCGACCCGGCGGACGGCATTGTCCTGCGCGTCGACCGCACCAGCCTGCGCTTCCTGGACGTGCCGACGCTCGGCGACTTCCTGGACGGGGCCGGTTTCGCGATCGAGTCCCAGTACGGCGACTGGCACGGCGGCCCGATCACCGAAACCAGCCGCGAGATCGTCACCATCGCGCGCCGGGTCTGA
- a CDS encoding sigma-70 family RNA polymerase sigma factor, translating to MPGKRTAAPKRVAGVKQSEFSEFYESSRDVCLRAVLAGVGDRQLAEDLVAEAFTRAWTSWHVVRKHPAPRAWVVRTAFNTRVSWWRRRRREVVWDGADDAAGPAVAAVDEPGLDPVLLAALRALPQRQREVIAFRVFLDLDTRATAQALGIAPGTVTAHLARAVATLRGLFVTADNPEVGP from the coding sequence ATGCCAGGTAAGCGAACAGCGGCCCCCAAGCGTGTAGCGGGTGTGAAGCAGTCGGAGTTCAGCGAGTTCTACGAATCCAGTCGGGATGTGTGCCTGAGGGCGGTCCTGGCCGGCGTGGGTGACCGGCAGCTGGCCGAGGATCTGGTCGCCGAGGCGTTCACCCGGGCCTGGACCTCCTGGCACGTGGTGCGCAAGCATCCCGCGCCGCGCGCCTGGGTCGTCCGGACCGCCTTCAACACCAGGGTCTCCTGGTGGCGCCGGCGGCGCCGGGAGGTCGTCTGGGACGGCGCCGACGACGCTGCGGGCCCAGCAGTCGCCGCCGTCGACGAACCCGGCCTGGACCCGGTCCTGCTCGCCGCGCTGCGCGCACTCCCGCAGCGGCAGCGGGAGGTGATCGCGTTCCGGGTCTTCCTGGATCTCGACACCCGAGCCACCGCCCAGGCCCTCGGCATCGCCCCGGGGACCGTCACCGCCCACCTGGCACGCGCCGTCGCAACCCTGCGCGGACTTTTCGTCACCGCAGACAATCCGGAGGTCGGACCATGA